AGGGGCGCGCGAGCTTCACGCTCGAGCGCTGAGCTCTTCCAACACCGAACTGGACACCGGGCACGGCCTGCGCTAAAAATAGACGCGTCCGGATTCGGGATCTTCCGAGCGCGCCGACCCGCGTCCGCAAGGGGCCAGCTGGTTGGCAAACGAGAAGAGCTTCGGAACGCAGCTGAGGGATGCCCGAGAGGCGTCCGGGGATACCCTCGACGCCATCGCCCGGACGACCCGCATTTCCCGTCGCTACCTTCAGGCACTGGAGGCCAGCGACCTCGAAACCCTTCCGGGA
This portion of the Vicinamibacteria bacterium genome encodes:
- a CDS encoding helix-turn-helix domain-containing protein, with translation MANEKSFGTQLRDAREASGDTLDAIARTTRISRRYLQALEASDLETLPG